The Coffea arabica cultivar ET-39 chromosome 1e, Coffea Arabica ET-39 HiFi, whole genome shotgun sequence genome has a window encoding:
- the LOC113717848 gene encoding translocator protein homolog, whose amino-acid sequence MASQELKHRTREEEEEEIQPPKDTGTTATRRHQKKRTAMAKRGLRSLGLALALPLSLTLLDISLFGSSLQYATMKKPFWSPPLWALHSACLASAFLMGLSAWLVWVEGGFHRNPTALLLYLGQLSLSLAWDPIVFQAGASRMGLVLCVALFGALVGCARTFRTMNPIAGDLVKPCLLWALILSLANIVLVLPLV is encoded by the coding sequence ATGGCTTCCCAGGAACTGAAACACAGAAccagagaagaagaagaagaggagataCAGCCCCCAAAAGATACCGGCACCACCGCGACAAGAAGACACCAGAAGAAGAGAACAGCCATGGCCAAGCGCGGCCTTCGCTCACTGGGCCTTGCACTTGCTCTCCCACTTTCTTTAACCCTGTTGGACATTTCTCTTTTCGGCTCTAGTCTTCAGTATGCTACCATGAAAAAGCCCTTCTGGTCTCCTCCTCTGTGGGCCTTGCACTCGGCTTGCCTGGCCTCTGCTTTCCTTATGGGCCTGTCGGCATGGCTTGTTTGGGTCGAAGGTGGCTTTCACAGGAACCCTACGGCGTTGCTGCTGTACTTGGGCCAGCTCTCCTTGAGCCTTGCTTGGGATCCGATCGTTTTTCAGGCTGGAGCCAGTAGGATGGGCTTGGTGCTTTGCGTCGCTTTGTTTGGGGCTTTGGTTGGGTGCGCCAGGACCTTTCGAACCATGAATCCCATCGCTGGCGATCTAGTGAAGCCTTGCCTTTTATGGGCTTTGATTTTGTCACTAGCAAATATTGTGCTTGTATTACCCCTCGTGTGA
- the LOC113717856 gene encoding uncharacterized protein P8A3.02c: MEEEVRMLLQDAFGELSDGEGGEEAQERKSQDLNKLSIFGEIQNWERIDQIKGLWLCRDFLSPDQQSSLLSAIQKEGWLSEFSGNQAMRFGNLPQWAIELSNSIKEAVFVGHYLSESMNLPTHDKGKEAYPLPPELLWREPLFDQLIVNTYQPGEGICAHVDLMRFEDGIAILSLESSCVMHFSLVEDELSDYREEKAGKNSSSAKIPVLLTEGSLVLMWGEARYFWKHEINRKPGFQRWMGQEIDQRKRTSITLRKLC; encoded by the exons ATGGAAGAGGAGGTGAGGATGCTTCTCCAGGACGCTTTTGGCGAATTATCAGATGGCGAAGGCGGCGAGGAAGCACAAGAACGGAAGTCCCAAGATTTGAACAAGCTCTCGATTTTTGGTGAAATCCAAAACTGGGAAAGAATTGATCAAATTAAGGGCTTATGGTTATGCAGGGACTTCCTATCTCCCGATCAACAATCTTCGCTGCTCTCCGCAATCCAAAAAG AAGGATGGTTGAGTGAATTCTCTGGAAATCAG GCCATGAGATTTGGAAATCTTCCCCAATGGGCCATTGAACTTTCCAACTCCATTAAGGAGGCTGTTTTCGTCGGTCATTATCTCTCTGAATCCATGAACTTACCAACTCATGACAAAGGTAAAGAGGCCTACCCCCTTCCACCAGAATTGTTGTGGAGGGAACCGCTATTTGATCAACTTATTGTGAACACATACCAACCAGGTGAG GGAATTTGTGCGCATGTTGATCTGATGCGCTTTGAAGATGGAATTGCCATTCTTTCTTTGGAATCATCCTGTGTCATGCACTTTAGTCTAGTTGAGGATGAGTTATCTGATTATAGAGAGGAGAAGGCGGGCAAAAATAGTTCTTCTGCAAAGATCCCTGTGCTTTTAACCGAAGGATCGTTGGTCCTAATGTGGGGAGAAGCACGCTACTTTTGGAAGCATGAGATTAATAGGAAGCCTGGTTTTCAGAGGTGGATGGGGCAAGAAATTGATCAAAGAAAGCGAACCTCTATTACATTGAGGAAGCTTTGCTAA